From Stenotrophomonas sp. SAU14A_NAIMI4_8:
GCAGGATGCGGGCGTTGCTCTGGCCCACCTGGCCCAGGGCGATGCCGCGCACCATCAAGGTCAGCACCTGCACGGCGGCATTGCCGCCCACGCCGGCCACGATCGGCATCAGCACGGCCAGCGCCACGACCTTCTGCAGGGTCAGTTCGAACTGGCCGATCACGCTGGCAGCCAGGAAGGCCGTGCACAGGTTGATGCCCAGCCAGACCACGCGGCCGCGCACGGCACGCTTGATGGGCGAGAACAGATCCTCTTCCTCATCCAGACCGGCGGCGCCCAGCGCCTGGTGCTCGGCCTGCGAACGGATGATGTCCACCACGTCATCGATAGTGATGCGGCCGAGCAGGATGTTGTTGTCATCCACCACCGGCGCGGAGACCCAGTCATGGTCGGAGAACTGCCGCGCCACTTCCTGGTCGCTTTCGCCAACATCGATGGCCGGCTGTTCGTCATCGATCAGGCGGTTGATGGGGGTGGTGTCTTCGTGGGTGACCAGCGCGGCCAGCGAGACGCGGCCCAGGTACTGGTGGCGGCGGCTGACCACGAACAGATGGTCGGTGTGGTCGGGCAGTTCGCCGCGCAGGCGCAGGTAGCGCAGCACCACGTCCACGTTGACGTCGGCGCGCACGGTCACCACGTCCGGGTTCATCAGGCGGCCGGCGCTGTCCTCGGGATAGGACAGCACCTGTTCCAGGCGCTCGCGGTTCTCGCGGTCCATCGACTTGAGCACTTCGTCGATGACCGTATCGGGCAGATCCTCGACCAGGTCGGCCAGATCGTCGATGTCCAGGTCTTCGACCGCGGCGATGATTTCGTCCGGGTCCATGTCCGCGAGCAGGCTCTCGCGCACTTCCTCACCGACGTGGACCAGCACCTCGCCGTCGTCTTCCGGGTCGACCAGGCCCCACACCACTTCGCGCTTGCCCGGCGGCAGCGATTCCAGCAGGTTGCCGATCTCGGCCGGCGCCAGGGTGTTGACCAGGCGGCGCACCGGCCCCAGCCGGCCGCTGTCCAGCGCATCGGACAACAGGCGCAGTTGGCGCGCAGTCTTGTCGTGGCGTACAGCTTCGGCCATCGCAGCTCCCGCGGGAAGAGAAAAGCCGCGATCCCGGCAAGGATGCGGCAACAGGGGTGTTCAGCGCGTCATTATCGCAAGCCGATGTTTCAACGCATAGCCGCCGGGCATGGCCCGGCGCTACCGGGGACGCATTGTGGTGGTAGCGCCGGGCCGCGCCCGGCGAGCGCGTAGCGCGGCAGTCAGGGTGTCTCGGCCACCAGGGCCAGCCAGCGTTCGATGCCGCGGCGATCGCGCGCGGCCAGCAGCTTTGGTGCGCGTGCGCGCAGGGTGGCCAGGTCGCTTTCGCGGATCGCGCGGCGGACTTCCAACAGGGTGCCGGGGTGCAGGCTGAACTCGGTCAGGCCCAGTGCCAGCAGCAGCGGCGTCATGCGTGCGTCGCCGGCGATCTCGCCGCACACCGCCACCGGAATGCGATGGCGTGCGCCGGTGTCGATCACCAGCTGCAGCAGGCGTACCACGGCCGGATGCAGCGGCGAGTACAACTCGCCCAGCGCTTCGTTGTTGCGGTCGGCGGCCAGCAGGTACTGGACCAGATCGTTGGTGCCGATCGACAGGAAATCCACCAGGTCGATGAAGCTTTCCAGGGCCAGCGCGGCGGCGGGCACTTCGATCATCGCCCCCAACGGCACGTGGTCGGCCACCGCATGGCCTTCGGCGCGCAGTTGTTCGGCCAGCTTCAGCAGGCGCCGGCGCACCGCCAGCAGTTCCTCGCGGGTGCTGACCATGGGCACCAGCACGCGCAGCTTGCCGTAGGCCGAGGCGCGCAGGATCGCGCGCAGCTGGGTGTCGGACACCTTCGGCCGGGCCAGCGACAGGCGCACGCCGCGCAGGCCCAGCGCCGGGTTCTCCTCGTTGCTGAGGGTCAGGCCGGTACGGTCGGCCTTGTCCGCGCCCAGGTCCAGGGTGCGGATGGTGACCGGACGCCCGCTCATGCCGAGGGCGGCATCGCGGTAGGTCTGGAACTGCTCTTCTTCGTCGGGCAGTTCGTTGCGCTGCAGGAACAGGAATTCGGTGCGGTACAGGCCCAGGCCCTGCGCGCCCAGCGCGTGTGCCTGGGTCACGTCTTCCAGCGATTCGGCATTGGCCAGCAGGGCGATATCGACCTGGTCGCGGGTGCGGCTGGGCTTGCTGCGCAGGCGGCCGAGTTCGCGCTGTTCGCGCGCGTGTTCCTTCAGCCGTACGCGGTAATCGCGCAGGTTGTCGGCCTGCGGGTTCACGGTGATGCTGCCGTCGGCGCCGTCGATGATCAGCACATCGCCGTCGGCCACCCGGCCCAGCACCTGCGGCACGTTCACGATCAGCGGCAGGTGCAGGCTGCGGGCCAGGATCGCGCTGTGCGACAGCGCGCTGCCGGCGGCGGTGACAATGCCGACCACGCCCTGGGCCTGCAGCTGGGCCAGTTCGGACGGTGCGATGTTGTCGCAGACCAGGATTTCCCCGGCCAGGCCCTTCACCACCGGCGCGCGGTCGGGTTGCAGGAAGGCGTGGATGCGGCCGATCACATGGTCCAGATCGTCCATGCGGCTCTTCAGATAGGCATCGTCCATGCCATCGAAGACCTTGGCCAGGCGGTCACGCTGCAGGCGCAGTGCGTAGCCGGCGCTGTAGGGGCCGCTGCGGATCAGTTCGTCCAGCCCGAACAGCAGCTCCGGGTCATCCAGCAGCAGGGCATGCAGGTCCAGGAATTCGCCCACTTCCTGGTTCAGCGCGCCGTGCAGGCGCTGGCGCAGGTCGTGCATCTCGGTGCGCGCCGCTTCCACGGCGCGGTGCAGGCGTGCCAGCTCGGCCGGTACCTGCTGCGGGGCCACGCGCTGTTCGGCGATTTCCAGCGCATGCGGCAGGCGCACGCGCGCACGGCCCAGCGCTGTACCGCGTGCGGCGCCGTGGCCGGACAACAGCTGCACCGGCCGTTGGCCGGAAGGCAGTTGCCCGGCACGTGCGCGCGGCACGCTCAGCTGTCCTCGTCGAAGCGGCGCTCGAACAGGTCAACCACCGCGTCCATGGCAGCCGCCTCGTCTTCGCCGGTGATGCGGATGGTGACCGGCGTGCCCTGGCCGGCGGCCAGCAGCATGACGCCCATGATGCTCTTGGCGTTGATCTCACGGCCCTTGGCGGCCATGGTCACGTTGCAGCGGAAGGGCGCCAGGGTCTGCACCAGCTTGGCGGTGGCCCGGGCATGCAGGCCCAGGCGGTTGCTGACTGTGAGTTCTCGTTCAAGCATCGTCGACTATCGCTCCATTGCGGGTGCCCGCCGCCGCAGTGGCGGGCAGTTGATCCAGTGCCTGTTCCGGATAATTCATCACCCGCAGCAACATCGGCAGGCTCAGCGCCGACACCCGGCGAACCGGGGTTCCCAGCCGGGCCAGCTGCCCGGCAAGGTTGGCTGGGCTGGCGCCGTACAGGTCGGTCAGGATCAGCACGCCTTCGCCACCATCGACCCGGCGCAAGGCAGCCGAGGCAAGCGGGAGAAGGGCATCCAGGTCTGCGTCGAACGGTACTTCGAAAGCTTCGGTTTTCAGCGGCAATTGCCGCAGGAGCCGGGTCGCCACGTCAAGCAGGGCGGTCCCGACCCCGGGGTGTGTTACGAGGAGAATGCCACAGGTCATTACTGCACGTTAACAGGTCAGGGTGAACGGGCGATAGCAGCAGGAGAGGGGCACTGTGTCCCGTATTCAGTGTTGCCGGGGTCGGATCCCTTTTCCACGGGAAAAGGGCTCTGACCCCATCGTGTCGACCAAGGTCGACACCTACCAACGGCGCACGACGTGTCGACCAAGGTCGACACCTACCAACAGCGCAGGGGCTGGCCGCCTCGTCAATCCTGTTCGCGGTGGTAGGTGGCCACGTCGTCCCAGCCCATTTCGCGGGCGTGCCGGGCCATGCGCTCGGCCAGGAACACCGAGCGGTGCTTGCCGCCGGTGCAGCCGAAGGCCACCGTCACGTAGCTGCGCGTGCCATCGCCCAGCTTCGGCAGCCAGGTGTCCAGGAAGTCCATCAGCTGGGTCAGGTAGCGCTGCACGTCCGGCTGCGCTTCCAGGTAATCGCGCACGCCCGGTTCGCGGCCGCTCAGGGCGCGCAGGTCCGGGTCCCAGTGCGGGTTGGGCAGCACGCGCGCATCGAACACGAAGTCGGCCTCGGCCGGCACGCCGCGCTTGTAGGCGAACGATTCGAACAGCAGCGACAGGCGCGTGGCATGGCCCAGCGCAAATTCGGTGATGATGCGGCGGCGCAGCTGGTGCACGTTCAGGGCGCTGGTATCGACCACGGCATCGGCCTCGTGGCGCAGCGGCGCCACCAGTTCGCGTTCGCGGGCGATCGCTTCCGGCAGTGACAGGCCCAGCTGGCTCAGCGGATGGCGCCGGCGCGTGTCGGCGTAGCGCTTGAGCATGGTTTCGTCGCTGGCCTCGAAGAACAGCACCTTCACCTGCACGCCCGCATCGGTGGCCTGCTGGCGCCAATCGGACAGCTGGCTCAGGTCGCTCTGCCCGCGCACGTCGATGCCGACCGCCAGCCGCCGCGGCGCTGCGCCGTCGTGGTTGTCCAGCACGCTGCGTACGAAATCCGGCAGCAGCCGGATCGGCAGGTTGTCCGAACAGTAGTAGTCCTGGTCTTCGAAGGTCTTCAGGGCGACGGATTTACCCGAGCCGGACAGGCCGCTGACGATGATCAGGGTCGGGGCGGTGGGGGAGGCGGTGCTCATGGACAGGCTCTTTGCAGTGGGCTCAGGGTGTTCGCCGTTCCAGCAGGTTGCTGTGGCGGGCGATGAACATCGCCGCCGGATCGATACCCTTGGTACGTAGAATGTGCAGCCGGGTGGCCGCCTCGGTCAGCACCGACAGATTGCGGCCGGGCATCACCGGCAGGGTGATCAGTGGCACGTCCAGGTCCAGCACGTGGCGGGTACCGGAATCGCCGGTCAGGCGTTCGTAGCCATGGGGGGTGGGCTCGGTCATCGGCTTGGTCAGGTGCACGATCAGGCGAAGGTACTTGTTCTTCTTTACCGCCGTATCACCGAACATCTCGCGCACGTTCAGCACGCCCAGGCCGCGCACTTCCAGCAGGTCCTGCAGCAGCTCGGGGCAGGTGCCATCGAGCACGTCGGGGGCGATCTGGGTGAACTCGGGGGCATCGTCGGCCACCAGACGGTGGCCACGGCTGAGCAGTTCCAGCGCCAGTTCACTCTTGCCCGAACCGGCCTCGCCGGTGATCAGCACGCCGATCGAATAGATTTCCATGAACACGCCGTGCAGGATCACCCGCGGTGCCAGCGTGCGTGCCAAGTGGTAGGACAGGTGGTTCAGCAGTTCATGGCCGCGCTTGGGCGACACCCACAGCGGGGTGCCGGATTCATCGGCGGCCGCGCGCAGGTCTTCCGGGCAGGGCTGGTTGCGGGTGATGACCAGCGCCAGCGGGTGCGAATGCATGATCTTTTCGATCGTTTCCCAGCGCTGCCGCGGTTCCAGCGCGTCCAGCCAGGACAGTTCCTCGGTGCCCAGGATCTGCACCTTGTTCGGGTAGATCGCATTGAGGTAACCGGCCAGCGAGGGGCGCCGGGACACCGTGTTGCCGGCTTCCAGTTCGCGCTTCTCGCCGGACTGGCCGGCAACCCAGCGCAGCGCCAGCCGCTCGCGCTGCTGTTCGAACAGTTCACGTGCGGTGATGCTGGTATTCATGCGGCGCTCGCCGAAGGGGGAAGGTCCAGGGCCAGGCGCAGGCTGCGCGCGTCGCCGGCCTCGCGCAGGGCCTGGCGGATGGCCGGCGAAGAGAACAGTTCGGCCAGCTCGGACAGCAGCATCAGGTGCTGGTGGGTGTAGTGGGCGGGCACGGCCATGGCGAACACCAGGTCCACCGGGGCGTCGCCGCCGAAATCGATGGGGGTGGCCAGCCGCAGCAGGGCGCCGCGGGGCCGGTCCAGCGCGGGCGCGCGCCCGTGCGGAATGGCGATGCCCTCGCCGATGCAGGTGCTGCCCAGCGCTTCGCGCTGGCACAGGTTCTGGTAGATCTGCTCGGCATTGGCCTGGCGGCAGGCCAACAGGCCGGCGGCGGTCTGCAGGACGCTGTCGCGGTCGGTGGCCGTGCAGAGCTGGGTCTGCACGGCCGCCAGAAGGTCAGTCAGGGGCATGTCTGCGGGGAACGGTGGCGATCAGCCGCCATTGTCGCCCACCGGCAGCGGTGCGTGCTGCTGTTTTTTCTCCTTGTGCTTGATCACCAGGCGGTCAAGCTTGTCCGCCAGCAGATCGATCGCGGCGTACATGGTCTGGCCGTTGGCCTCGGCATGCAGGGTCTGGCCGGGAATATTGAGGCTGGCGTCGACGTGGTGTTCGGTCTTCTGCAGCTTGAGGGTTACCCGCGCTTCGCAGTGCTGGTCGAAGTGCTTGCCGATCCGGGCCAGCTTGTCCTCCACATAGGACTGCAGGGCCGGGGTGACTTCGACATCTTTGCCAAACGTTTCGATGCGCATCGGGTTTCTCCTGTGTTCGGATGTGCCAATGAACCTCTCCGCCGGGCGCGGTGGCGCGTCAAGCGATTCTGACCCTTTCGTGCGAGGCGGAGATGTTCATGGCCTCACGATACTTCGCAACGGTGCGGCGCGCTACCGGGATTCCCGACGTCTTCAACAGGTCAGCCAGCTTGGCGTCAGAAAGCGGCTTGCGCGGGTTCTCGTCATCGATCAGGCGCCGGATCATGGCCTGGATGGCGGTGCTGGAGGCTTCGCCACCGCCGTCGGTGTCGATGCCGGAGGCAAAGAAGGCGCGCAGCGGCAGGGTGCCGCGCGGCGTGCGCACGTGCTTGCGGGCGATGGCGCGCGAGACGGTGGATTCGTGCAGGCCGAGTTCGCCGGCGATCTCGCGCAGGGTCAGCGGTCGTAGGGCCTGTTCGCCGAATTCAAGGAATCCGGCCTGCTGCTGGATCAGGCAGCGCACCACGCGCAGCAGGGTTTCGCCGCGGGCCTGCAGGCCCTTCAACAACCAGCGTGCTTCCTGCAGTTGGCTGCGCAGATAACCGGCATCGGCATCGCCGCAGCGGCGGATCATCTGTTCGTAGCCGCGGTGGATCATCACCTTGGGCCCGGCATGGGCGGCCAGCGCCGCGCGCCACACACCGCCCTGCCGCCACACCACCACATCGGGCACCACGTAGGTGTCCTGCGAAAGCGGGGCGATCTGCGTGCCGGGGCGCGGGTCGAGCGAGCGCAGCAGGGCTACGGCGGTCTCGACCTCGGCCAGCGGTTGTTTCAGTTCCTGTGCGATGCCGGCCACGCCGCTGCGCGGCAGCCGTTCCAGCGGGCCGGCGGCAATCTGCCGGGCCAGCGCCTGGCCAGGCGTGTCGGCCGGCAGCACCGCAAGCTGCAGCTGCAGGCATTCGCCCAGCGAACGCGCGGCCACGCCCACCGGATCGAAGCGCTGGATCTGGTGCAGCACGGTGAGGATTTCGTCTTCGCCGGCATGGATGGCCGGCAACAGGGTTTCGGCGATGGTGGCCAGCGGTTCGCGCAGGTAGCCATCGTCTTCCAGCGCATCGATCAGGGCCGCGCCGATGCTGCGATCGCGCAGCGACAGGTGCGAAAGATGCAGCTGCCACAGCAGGTGGTCGGCCAGTGTTTCAGTCTCGGCCACGCGCTCGGCAGCGCTGCCGGTGTCGTCATCGTCGTCGAAGCTGCCGCTGCTGCCGGCACTGCTCCAGTCCAGTTCCGCCGGCGCCCAGTCGTCGCCGCCGTTCTCACCGGCATCGGCGGTGGGCGGCGCTTCGTTGTCGGCGCCGCCGTCCTGTTCGCTGCCCGCGGCCGCATCATCGCCTTCGGCCCAGTCCAGCAACGGGTTGCTTTCCACCGCCTGGGCGATTTCCAGCTCCAGCTCGGTGCTGGACATCTGCAGCAGCTTGATCGCCTGCTGCAGCTGCGGTGTCAGCACCAGGTGCTGTCCCAACGATGTCTGCAGCCGAGTCTTCATGCCTGTGCCGAACGGAGGGGAGTGGGCCCGGCGGCCGCCTTACAGCTTGAAGGAATCTCCAAGGTAGACGCGACGCACGTCTGCGTTGTCCAGGATCGCCTCGGGCGAGCCCTGGGCCAGCACGGTGCCCTCTGCGAGGATATACGCGCGGTCGCAGATTCCCAAGGTTTCGCGCACATTGTGGTCGGTGATGAGTACGCCGATGCCACGCTGCTTCAGGTGGGTGACGATGCGCTGGATTTCGCCCACCGAGATCGGGTCGACGCCGGCGAACGGTTCATCCAGCAGGATCAGGCGCGGCTTGGCGGCCAGCGCGCGGGCGATCTCGCAGCGGCGGCGCTCGCCGCCGGACAGGCTGGCGCCCAGCTGTTCGGACACATGGCCCAGCTGCAGTTCGTCCAGCAGGCTGTTCAGTTCGCGCTCGCGGCCGGCCGAATCCAGATCGTCGCGCAGTTCCAGCACCAGGCGCAGGTTGTCGGCCACGGTCAGCTTGCGGAACACCGACGGTTCCTGCGGCAGGTAGCCCACGCCCTGCTTGGCACGGGTATACATGGGGTCGTCGGTGATGTCCTGGCCGTCCAGCACGATGCTGCCGGCATCGGCCGCGACCAGGCCCACGATCATGTAGAAGCAGGTGGTCTTGCCGGCGCCGTTGGGGCCGAGCAGGCCCACCACTTCACCGGCGTCCAGGGTCAGGCCGAAATCCTTGACCACTTCGCGCTGCTTGTAGCGCTTGCGCAGGCCCTTGGCGACGAGCATTACTTCTTGCCCCCGGCCGGCGCGGCCGGCGTCTTGTTCTTGGGCGGAATGACCGTGCGTACGCGGCTGCCGTCGCCGCCGGAATTCATCTCGCCGCTCTTCATGTTGTAGACCATGCGCTGGCCGGCGTTGGTGCCGCGCGCGCTGGTGACCTTGTAGTTGCCGGTCAGGGTGACGGTATCGCTCTTGACGTCGTAGTCGATGTTGTCGGCCACCGCATCGACCCAGGTGCCGTCATCCAGCTGCTGCTTCATCTTGGCCTGCTTGCCGGTGAACACGGCGCGGACCGCTTCGCCGTCCTTCATGTAGATCTCGGCCTGGGCCGAGCGCAGGTCCAGGGTGCCCTGGGTGATCACCACGCCCTGCGACAGGGTGGTCTTGCCGTCGCCGGTCAGCGAACCGGACTGCGCACCGGCGTCGATGTGCATGTCTTCGTTGCGGTCGCTGGATTTGGCGAAGGCGGCGCTGGGGACAAGAAGACCAAGCGCGAGCACGGCTGCAAAGGGAATCTTCATCGGGGTCCGTTCTACCGGTGGGAGGCGCCCGGGGGTAACCGGGCGGCCGGGTGGGTGCTGCTGGCCCTGCGCCTGTCGGGAAGACGTCGCGGGCCGGCGGCGGAATCAGCGCTTGGGCGTGTAGCGGCCCTTGGACTGGCTGAGGAAATGATACGTGTTGTTCTTCGAATCCACTTCAAAGCCCACGCCGGACTGTTCCATGCCCGGGCGGGTCATGGTGACCAGCGCGTCGGTGCGCGCACGGTTCTCTTTCGGGAACACGTCCAGGTGGTCGGTGCGGAAGGTGGTGGGCACCACGCCGGGCGCGACCGGGCTGTCGCCGGCCACGTTGCCGCGCAGCTTCATCTCATCGCCCTTGGCGCTGAGCCAGCCGGTTTCGGCGCGCAGCGTCCAGTGCCGGCCTTCGGCATCGGGCATTTCAAACAGCGGCGTGGCGATGTTGATGGTCTGGTCGCCGCGCTGGCGTTCCAGCAGGGGCGCGCGCAGGGTGGTCGATTCCTTGCCCTGGTCGTCCAGGGCCACGATCTGGAAATCGTGCAGGATGTAATCCACGCCTGCGTCCTGGCCTTCGCTCACCGGGCCCTTGTCGCGGTTGCGCAGGGCGGCCCAGCTGCTCAGCAGCGCCGCCAGCAGCAGGCCGACGCCGAGCACGGTACGCCAGTTCACGCGTGCGGTATTCATGCGCCGAACCTTGCCAGCACGGCGTCCACATGGCCCTGCGCGGCCAGCAGCACGTCGCACAGCTCGCGCGCGGCGCCACGGCCGCCCTCGCTGCGGGTCTGCCAGTGGGCGCGTTCGGCGATCCACGGGTGCGCATTGGCCGGGGCCACGGCCAGGCCGACCGCGCCGATCGGGGCCAGGTCGGGCAGGTCATCGCCCATGAAGGCCACCTGGTCCAGGCCGATGCCATGCTGGGCGCACAAGGCCTGCACGCTGGCCAGCTTGTCGCCCACGGCGATCTGGGTGTCAATGCCCAGGTCGGCGCCGCGCTTGAGCGCGGACTGGCTGTTGCGCGCGGTGATGAGCACGGGGTGGATACCGTGCTGCTGCAGCAGTTTCAGGCCCAGACCATCCTGCACGAAGTACGCCTTGCTCTCGTTGCCGTCCTTGTCGTAGTACAGCCGACCGTCGGTGAGGGTACCGTCCACGTCGAAGCAGGCCAGGCGGATGCGGGCCGCGGTGGCAAGCAGATGGGCGGGGAAGGCGGGCAGGGGGGACCAGGGCATCAGGGTGTCGGACTCGGTGTTGGTATCTGAATGGGGTCTACGGACTATTGGTTAAACCACCCGGGCCCGCAACAGGTCATGAATGTTCAGCGCGCCGACGGCCCGGCCCTGCTCATCGACCACGATCAGGCCGTTGATCTTGTGGGTTTCCATCAGGCGCGCCGCTTCCACGGCCAGCTGGTCGGCACCGATGGTGCGCGGGCTGCGGGTCATGATGTCGGCGATGCGGGCGGTGCGCACGTCCAGCGCGCTGTCCAGCGCGCGGCGCAGGTCGCCGTCGGTGAACAGGCCGATCAGCACGCCCTGGGCATCGACCACGGCGGTCATCCCCAGCCGCTTGCGACTCATCTCCATCAGGGCTTCGCTCAGGCTGGCGCCGGCGTCCACCTTGGGCAGGTCCTCGCCGCTGTGCATCACATCGGTAATGTGCAGCAGCAGGCGGCGGCCCAGGCTGCCGGCCGGGTGCGAGCGGGCGAAGTCGTCGGCGGTGAAGCCGCGCGCGTCAAGCAGCGCCACGGCCAGCGCATCGCCCATCACCAGCGAGGCGGTGGTGCTGGAGGTGGGTGCCAGGGCCAGCGGACAGGCTTCGGCCGGCACGCTCACGTCCAGGTGGATGTCGGCGGCGCTGGCCAGGCTGGACTGGGCGCGGCCGGTCATGGCGATCAGGGTGTTGCCCTGGCGCTTGAGCACCGGCAGCAGCATCAGGATCTCGTCCGATTCGCCTGAATAGGACAGGGCCAGCACCACATCGTCCTCGGTGATCATGCCCAGGTCGCCGTGGCCGGCTTCACCCGGGTGCACGTAGAACGCCGGGGTGCCGGTGGAGGCCAGGGTGGCGGCGATCTTGCGGGCGATATGCCCGGACTTGCCCATGCCGGTGGCGACCACGCGGCCGCGGCTGCCCAGGATGGTCTGGCAGGCCTGCTGGAAGGCCTCGCCCAGGCGCCCGGCCACGGCCTGCAGGGCCTGCTGTTCGATCTCGAACACGCGCTGGCCACTGGCCACCAGGGCAGCGGGATCGACGGAACGGGAGGGCAGGGGGGACTCGGCCATGCGGACGCCACGCAGCGGAAGTAGAATGAGGGCTCATTTTATTAGGAAAGCCCGTTGGACGCCGACACCATCCGCAACCTGATCGAAACCGGCCTGCCCGGCGCCCGCGCCGACGTGCGTGGCGACGACGGCGTGCACTTCGAAGCGACCGTGGTCAGCGAGGCCTTTGCCGGCAAGATGCCGCTGGCCCGCCACCGGATGGTCTATGCCACCCTGGGCGACCTGATGGGCGGCGCGATCCACGCGCTGGCGCTGAAAACCGTGACCCCGGCCGAAGCCGGCTGAACCGCAGAAGATTCCCTATACATGGCCAAGATCGTTGTGACCGGCGGCGCTGCGCTGCACGGTGAAGTGAGCATCTCCGGCGCCAAGAACGCCGTCCTCCCCATCCTCTGTGCAACCCTGCTGGCCGACGAGCCGGTGGAGATCACCAACGTGCCGCACCTGCACGATGTGGTCACCACGGTGAAGCTGCTGGGCGAGCTGGGCGCCAAGGTCACCATCGACCAGGGCACGCTGTCGCGCGGCAGCGCGATCGTGGTCGACCCGCGTTCGGTGAACCAGCACGTGGCACCGTATGAGCTGGTCAAGACCATGCGCGCCTCGATCCTGGTGCTGGGCCCGCTGCTGGCCCGCTTCGGCGCCGCCGAAGTGTCGCTGCCGGGTGGCTGCGCGATCGGTTCGCGCCCGGTGGACCAGCACATCAAGGGCCTGCAGGCGCTGGGTGCGGACATCGTGGTGGAGAACGGCTTCATCAAGGCCACCGCCAAGCGCCTGAAGGGTGGCCACTTCACCTTCGACATGGTCAGCGTGACCGGCACCGAGAACGTGCTGATGGCGGCCGTGCTGGCTGAAGGCACCACCATCCTGGACAACGCCGCGATGGAGCCGGAAGTGACCGACCTGGCGCACTGCCTGATCGCGCTTGGCGCGAAGATCGAAGGCGTGGGCACCGCCCGCCTGGTGATCGAAGGCGTCGAGCGCCTGACCGGTGGCCGCCATGAAGTGCTGCCCGACCGCATCGAGACCGGCACCTTCCTGGTGGCCGCGGCGATGACCGGTGGCAAGGTGACGGTGAACCGTGCGCGCCCGAACACCATGGATGCGGTGCTGTCCAAGCTGGTGGAAGCCGGTGCGAAGATCGAGACCACCGAGGATTCGATCACCCTGGACATGCAGGGCAAGCGGCCGAAGGCA
This genomic window contains:
- the lptB gene encoding LPS export ABC transporter ATP-binding protein, which encodes MLVAKGLRKRYKQREVVKDFGLTLDAGEVVGLLGPNGAGKTTCFYMIVGLVAADAGSIVLDGQDITDDPMYTRAKQGVGYLPQEPSVFRKLTVADNLRLVLELRDDLDSAGRERELNSLLDELQLGHVSEQLGASLSGGERRRCEIARALAAKPRLILLDEPFAGVDPISVGEIQRIVTHLKQRGIGVLITDHNVRETLGICDRAYILAEGTVLAQGSPEAILDNADVRRVYLGDSFKL
- the lptA gene encoding lipopolysaccharide transport periplasmic protein LptA, with the translated sequence MKIPFAAVLALGLLVPSAAFAKSSDRNEDMHIDAGAQSGSLTGDGKTTLSQGVVITQGTLDLRSAQAEIYMKDGEAVRAVFTGKQAKMKQQLDDGTWVDAVADNIDYDVKSDTVTLTGNYKVTSARGTNAGQRMVYNMKSGEMNSGGDGSRVRTVIPPKNKTPAAPAGGKK
- the lptC gene encoding LPS export ABC transporter periplasmic protein LptC; its protein translation is MNTARVNWRTVLGVGLLLAALLSSWAALRNRDKGPVSEGQDAGVDYILHDFQIVALDDQGKESTTLRAPLLERQRGDQTINIATPLFEMPDAEGRHWTLRAETGWLSAKGDEMKLRGNVAGDSPVAPGVVPTTFRTDHLDVFPKENRARTDALVTMTRPGMEQSGVGFEVDSKNNTYHFLSQSKGRYTPKR
- a CDS encoding HAD hydrolase family protein — its product is MPWSPLPAFPAHLLATAARIRLACFDVDGTLTDGRLYYDKDGNESKAYFVQDGLGLKLLQQHGIHPVLITARNSQSALKRGADLGIDTQIAVGDKLASVQALCAQHGIGLDQVAFMGDDLPDLAPIGAVGLAVAPANAHPWIAERAHWQTRSEGGRGAARELCDVLLAAQGHVDAVLARFGA
- a CDS encoding KpsF/GutQ family sugar-phosphate isomerase, producing the protein MAESPLPSRSVDPAALVASGQRVFEIEQQALQAVAGRLGEAFQQACQTILGSRGRVVATGMGKSGHIARKIAATLASTGTPAFYVHPGEAGHGDLGMITEDDVVLALSYSGESDEILMLLPVLKRQGNTLIAMTGRAQSSLASAADIHLDVSVPAEACPLALAPTSSTTASLVMGDALAVALLDARGFTADDFARSHPAGSLGRRLLLHITDVMHSGEDLPKVDAGASLSEALMEMSRKRLGMTAVVDAQGVLIGLFTDGDLRRALDSALDVRTARIADIMTRSPRTIGADQLAVEAARLMETHKINGLIVVDEQGRAVGALNIHDLLRARVV
- a CDS encoding BolA family protein, with the protein product MDADTIRNLIETGLPGARADVRGDDGVHFEATVVSEAFAGKMPLARHRMVYATLGDLMGGAIHALALKTVTPAEAG
- the murA gene encoding UDP-N-acetylglucosamine 1-carboxyvinyltransferase gives rise to the protein MAKIVVTGGAALHGEVSISGAKNAVLPILCATLLADEPVEITNVPHLHDVVTTVKLLGELGAKVTIDQGTLSRGSAIVVDPRSVNQHVAPYELVKTMRASILVLGPLLARFGAAEVSLPGGCAIGSRPVDQHIKGLQALGADIVVENGFIKATAKRLKGGHFTFDMVSVTGTENVLMAAVLAEGTTILDNAAMEPEVTDLAHCLIALGAKIEGVGTARLVIEGVERLTGGRHEVLPDRIETGTFLVAAAMTGGKVTVNRARPNTMDAVLSKLVEAGAKIETTEDSITLDMQGKRPKAVNLTTAPYPAFPTDMQAQFMALNCVADGVGVINETIFENRFMHVNELLRLGADIQIEGHTAIVRGAERLSGAPVMATDLRASASLILAGLMADGDTTIDRIYHLDRGYENIEEKLSSLGATIRRVTA